A DNA window from Vigna angularis cultivar LongXiaoDou No.4 chromosome 1, ASM1680809v1, whole genome shotgun sequence contains the following coding sequences:
- the LOC108347896 gene encoding purple acid phosphatase 8, with protein MALSLKENMVLLCAVLCLLITPSVAELPRFKHPLNESQQSLHFLVIGDWGRKGTHNQSFVANQMGIVGEKLNIDFVISTGDNFYEDGLKGVEDPAFYESFVDIYTAPSLHKTWYSVLGNHDYRGDVEAQLSPVLKEKDSRWLCLRSFILDGEIVEFLFVDTSPFVDQYFEEPGEHTYDWEGVLPRMSYLSQLLVDVNSTLAKSKAKWKMVVGHHTIYSAGHHGNTDELKHILLPILEANNVDAYINGHDHCLEHIIDKNSGIHFLTSGGGSKAWSSDVKPWNLEELKLYYDGQGFMSMQITENNADIIFYDVSGKPLHTWSISKEPKLAWI; from the exons ATGGCCTTATCTTTAAAGGAAAACATGGTATTATTGTGTGCTGTGTTGTGCTTATTGATCACTCCTTCTGTTGCTGAACTTCCAAGATTCAAACACCCTCTTAACGAATCACAACAATCTCTTCATTTTTTGGTAATTGGAGATTGGGGAAGAAAAGGAACACACAATCAATCTTTCGTAGCTAATCAG ATGGGAATAGTGGGTgagaaattaaatatagattTTGTGATTTCCACTGGGGACAATTTTTATGAAGATGGGCTAAAAGGGGTTGAAGATCCTGCGTTCTACGAATCATTTGTTGACATATATACTGCCCCTAGCTTGCACAAGACTTGGTACAGTG TTCTCGGTAACCATGACTATAGAGGTGATGTTGAGGCACAACTAAGTCCTGTTCTCAAAGAAAAAGATAGCAGATGGCTTTGTCTGAGATCTTTTATTCTCGATGGAG AAATTGTGGAGTTTTTGTTCGTGGACACGAGTCCATTTGTAGACCAGTACTTTGAGGAGCCAGGAGAGCATACTTATGACTGGGAAGGCGTGCTTCCTCGCATGTCTTACCTTTCACAACTATTAGTG GATGTTAATTCAACTTTGGCTAAATCAAAGGCAAAATGGAAGATGGTGGTTGGTCACCACACAATCTATAGTGCTGGGCATCATGGTAACACTGACGAGCTCAAACACATACTTCTTCCCATCTTGGAG GCAAACAATGTTGATGCATACATAAATGGACATGACCACTGCCTGGAGCACATAATTGACAAAAACAG CGGAATTCACTTTCTAACAAGTGGAGGTGGATCAAAGGCGTGGTCAAGTGATGTCAAGCCATGGAACTTGGAAGAACTGAAATTGTATTATGATGGACAGGGTTTCATGTCTATGCAGATCACTGAAAACAATGCAGATATCATATTTTATGATGTTTCTGGCAAACCTTTGCATACGTGGAGCATATCCAAAGAACCTAAACTAGCCTGGATATAA